In Sedimenticola thiotaurini, the following proteins share a genomic window:
- a CDS encoding AAA family ATPase, whose translation MHNIMVLNAKGGCGKTTISTTLACYFAGQGYKTALMDYDPQNSSHNWLDMRKPSQPQILSIDAAHQRTGMTRTWQLHAGAGTEIVVIDTPAGVTGGQLVDLFNKADTILIPVMPNIIDLQAAEGFLTELMRFAKNRLHGKRVAMVINRVRFKTATYQKIEELSARMGIPLIGSLRDTHNYAIAMESGMGICEMKASMSSKDRKQWQPIINWLHEAIPGKDPVEEAKFAKLQGWQSEAKSVALS comes from the coding sequence CAATATCAACCACGTTAGCCTGTTATTTTGCCGGCCAGGGCTATAAGACAGCACTCATGGATTACGATCCCCAGAACTCCAGCCACAACTGGCTGGATATGCGAAAACCCTCCCAACCCCAAATCCTCTCCATAGACGCCGCACATCAACGCACCGGAATGACACGAACCTGGCAGCTGCACGCCGGGGCAGGGACCGAAATCGTCGTTATCGATACACCGGCAGGCGTTACCGGGGGACAGCTGGTTGATCTGTTCAACAAGGCCGACACCATCCTGATACCGGTCATGCCCAACATTATCGATCTGCAGGCGGCGGAAGGTTTTCTGACTGAACTCATGCGTTTTGCCAAGAACCGACTGCACGGCAAGCGGGTAGCCATGGTGATCAACCGGGTTCGTTTTAAAACCGCCACCTACCAGAAGATCGAAGAGCTCTCAGCACGGATGGGTATACCCCTGATCGGTTCCCTGCGTGATACCCACAACTATGCCATCGCCATGGAGTCGGGTATGGGCATCTGCGAAATGAAGGCCAGCATGTCATCCAAGGATCGAAAACAGTGGCAGCCGATTATCAACTGGCTGCATGAAGCGATTCCGGGTAAAGATCCTGTGGAAGAGGCCAAGTTCGCCAAACTGCAGGGTTGGCAGTCAGAAGCCAAGAGCGTCGCT